One Gossypium hirsutum isolate 1008001.06 chromosome A11, Gossypium_hirsutum_v2.1, whole genome shotgun sequence genomic window carries:
- the LOC107931257 gene encoding GLABRA2 expression modulator, which translates to MEKMKKETEPKSSSTQSMAQEPNAKADPKNSDPEMDAEGFVIVPTTEPEKEKEKESQIQNEQSPNQAQSGLRNSVHPLDSGSPAADRDANMSAPNRYNRNLAQAPAMDSSSASFKEKMDIVRDAFWRWKRIMGEATKKAEDLAGNTWQHLKTSPSLAEAAMGRIAQGTKVLAEGGYEKIFRQTFETVPEEKLQDCFACYLSTSAGPVMGVLYVSTEKLAYCSDSPLSYKNGTQTEWSYYKVIIPLHQLKAINPSTSKVNASEKYIQVTSVDAHEFWFMGFLNYEGAVQCLQEVLQLNSLQSV; encoded by the exons atggaaaaaatgaagAAGGAAACCGAGCCAAAGTCCAGCTCAACGCAATCTATGGCTCAAGAACCGAATGCCAAAGCGGACCCGAAAAACTCGGATCCCGAAATGGACGCGGAGGGCTTTGTTATTGTGCCAACAACAGAGccagagaaagagaaagagaaagagagtcAGATTCAAAACGAGCAATCACCGAACCAAGCACAATCGGGATTGAGGAACTCGGTTCATCCATTGGATAGTGGATCGCCTGCTGCGGATCGCGACGCTAACATGTCCGCTCCTAACAGATACAATCGTAACCTTGCTCAGGCTCCCGCTATGGATTCTTCTTCGGCTTCTTTCAAAG AGAAGATGGATATAGTGAGGGATGCCTTTTGGAGATGGAAGAGGATAATGGGAGAAGCGACGAAGAAAGCCGAGGATCTTGCCGGAAACACGTGGCAACAct TAAAAACAAGCCCAAGTCTTGCTGAGGCTGCCATGGGAAGAATTGCTCAGGGAACAAAGGTTTTGGCTGAAGGTGGCTATGAGAAGATTTTTAGACAAACTTTTGAAACAGTTCCTGAAGAGAAACTTCAGGATTGTTTTGCATGTTACTTATCTACATCAGCTGGTCCTGTCATGGGAGTTCTATATGTATCTACAGAAAAGCTTGCATATTGCAGTGACAGTCCTCTTTCATATAAAAATGGTACCCAGACTGAATGGAGCTATTATAAG GTAATAATCCCATTACATCAACTAAAAGCAATTAATCCATCAACAAGCAAAGTGAATGCTTCTGAAAAGTACATCCAAGTTACCTCTGTTGATGCCCATGAATTTTGGTTCATGGGATTCTTAAACTACGAGGGTGCTGTTCAATGCCTACAGGAAGTTTTGCAACTCAATAGTTTGCAATCCGTCTGA